The proteins below come from a single Esox lucius isolate fEsoLuc1 chromosome 7, fEsoLuc1.pri, whole genome shotgun sequence genomic window:
- the mtif3 gene encoding translation initiation factor IF-3, mitochondrial isoform X2, with product MSTACLRWVLNHAPRGVCARALSFGGTASGSVLLSHKGRHVSAPLSWGWSPLSTTVVETGEGQVPKKNKKHFQDARGTIGSIGRKIHQRHLQVISETGENMGTMHRADVLRLMDEMDLKLVPLNENKDPPVYQLMTGKQIHEEQLRLREKKKAKTGNHDLLTKLKQIQTWLDKKHHVRVTLRTGRVEHTQALDTSLEQMVLQVKIPVGFVSKPKVIQDGRAAMCILRPPSEKEIKEMNKGVAVPATNTSSHPANTDDPSNASNIGRTPDSQH from the exons ATGTCTACTGCTTGTCTGAGGTGGGTACTGAACCATGCACCTAGAGGGGTCTGTGCCAGAGCTCTTAGCTTCGGGGGGACAGCCTCTGGGTCTGTGCTTCTTTCACATAAAGGGAGACATGTGAGTGCACCGTTGTCTTGGGGATGGTCTCCACTGTCCACCACAGTGGTTGAAACTGGAGAGGGGCAGGTGCCTAAGAAGAATAAGAAGCATTTTCAAGATGCCCGTGGCACCATTGGCAGTATTGGCCGGAAGATCCACCAGCGCCACCTGCAGGTGATTAGTGAAACTGGTGAGAACATGGGCACCATGCATAGAGCCGATGTCCTTAGACTGATGGACGAAATGGATCTTAAATTAGTCCCTCTCAACGAAAACAAAGACCCTCCTGTCTACCAACTGATGACTGGCAAACAGATCCATGAGGAGCAGCTCCGACTGCGTGAGAAAAAGAAGGCCAAGACAG GTAACCATGATCTTCTGACCAAACTGAAGCAGATCCAGACCTGGCTGGACAAGAAGCACCATGTCAGAGTCACTCTAAGGACAGGACGTGTGGAACATACACAGGCCCTG GACACAAGCCTGGAGCAGATGGTTTTACAGGTCAAGATACCAGTGGGATTTGTTTCCAAACCCAAAGTCATTCAGGACGGTAGAGCTGCCATGTGCATCCTACGTCCGCCCTCGGAAAAGGAGATCAAAGAAATGAACAAAGGAGTGGCAGTGCCGGCCACAAATACCAGCTCGCATCCAGCAAACACTGATGACCCATCTAATGCCTCCAACATAGGTCGTACACCAGACTCACAGCACTGA
- the mtif3 gene encoding translation initiation factor IF-3, mitochondrial isoform X1, which translates to MSTACLRWVLNHAPRGVCARALSFGGTASGSVLLSHKGRHVSAPLSWGWSPLSTTVVETGEGQVPKKNKKHFQDARGTIGSIGRKIHQRHLQVISETGENMGTMHRADVLRLMDEMDLKLVPLNENKDPPVYQLMTGKQIHEEQLRLREKKKAKTGPVQVKELTMSSDIGNHDLLTKLKQIQTWLDKKHHVRVTLRTGRVEHTQALDTSLEQMVLQVKIPVGFVSKPKVIQDGRAAMCILRPPSEKEIKEMNKGVAVPATNTSSHPANTDDPSNASNIGRTPDSQH; encoded by the exons ATGTCTACTGCTTGTCTGAGGTGGGTACTGAACCATGCACCTAGAGGGGTCTGTGCCAGAGCTCTTAGCTTCGGGGGGACAGCCTCTGGGTCTGTGCTTCTTTCACATAAAGGGAGACATGTGAGTGCACCGTTGTCTTGGGGATGGTCTCCACTGTCCACCACAGTGGTTGAAACTGGAGAGGGGCAGGTGCCTAAGAAGAATAAGAAGCATTTTCAAGATGCCCGTGGCACCATTGGCAGTATTGGCCGGAAGATCCACCAGCGCCACCTGCAGGTGATTAGTGAAACTGGTGAGAACATGGGCACCATGCATAGAGCCGATGTCCTTAGACTGATGGACGAAATGGATCTTAAATTAGTCCCTCTCAACGAAAACAAAGACCCTCCTGTCTACCAACTGATGACTGGCAAACAGATCCATGAGGAGCAGCTCCGACTGCGTGAGAAAAAGAAGGCCAAGACAG GTCCTGTGCAAGTGAAGGAGCTCACTATGTCTTCTGACATAGGTAACCATGATCTTCTGACCAAACTGAAGCAGATCCAGACCTGGCTGGACAAGAAGCACCATGTCAGAGTCACTCTAAGGACAGGACGTGTGGAACATACACAGGCCCTG GACACAAGCCTGGAGCAGATGGTTTTACAGGTCAAGATACCAGTGGGATTTGTTTCCAAACCCAAAGTCATTCAGGACGGTAGAGCTGCCATGTGCATCCTACGTCCGCCCTCGGAAAAGGAGATCAAAGAAATGAACAAAGGAGTGGCAGTGCCGGCCACAAATACCAGCTCGCATCCAGCAAACACTGATGACCCATCTAATGCCTCCAACATAGGTCGTACACCAGACTCACAGCACTGA
- the gtf3aa gene encoding general transcription factor IIIAa, with the protein MELCTHVPRKTFICSFPNCHASYNKAWKLDAHICKHTGLKPFVCGQGGCDKSFCTKYHLARHQLSHSGERPYRCTVDGCTDAFTTNYNLKKHVNRKHSHEDRPLEYVCSFEGCGKAFKKNNQLKSHECQQHTNLPPFQCTFEGCGKRFTFPNKLRLHEKVHRGYPCEEDGCSFIGKTWTEYTKHRRDVHIVLLQCNECSRVFRDSWFLKQHQRIHAEERQVFVCPRERCQRSFTTPFNLQSHISSFHEELRPYICPHEGCGKTFAMKQSLQRHSVAHDPERKKQKKSRPKRSLASRLSGYKPKSCGPNPHTSSESVVSGQSEPANDVGSEPIELVALLQDSHLPHWVRNQITV; encoded by the exons ATGGAGTTATGTACCCATGTTCCGCGCAAAACTTTTATATGTTCATTTCCTAACTGTCATGCATCGTACAATAAAGCATGGAAACTAGATGCTCATATTTGCAAGCACACTGGGCTG AAACCATTTGTGTGCGGACAAGGTGGTTGTGACAAGTCGTTCTGCACCAAATACCATCTAGCTCGGCATCAGCTGAGCCACAGTGGCGAGAGACCCTACAG ATGTACAGTAGATGGATGCACAGATGCCTTCACCACAAATTATAATTTGAAGAAACATGTTAATCGCAAACACAGCCATGAAGATAGACCGCTTGAATATGTG TGTAGCTTTGAGGGCTGTGGAAAAGCGTTCAAGAAGAACAATCAGCTCAAGTCACATGAGTGTCAGCAACACACCAATTTACCCCCCTTTCA ATGTACCTTTGAAGGCTGTGGAAAACGGTTCACTTTCCCCAATAAACTGCGGCTTCACGAGAAGGTCCACCGAG GTTACCCCTGTGAAGAAGATGGCTGCTCTTTCATTGGAAAGACCTGGACTGAATATACTAAGCATAGAAGAGACGTGCACATAG TTCTGTTACAGTGTAACGAGTGCAGCAGGGTGTTTCGCGACAGCTGGTTCCTGAAGCAGCACCAGCGGATCCATGCGGAGGAGCGCCAGGTGTTCGTCTGTCCGAGGGAAAGGTGCCAGAGGTCCTTCACCACGCCGTTCAACCTGCAGAGTCACATCAGTTCCTTTCATGAGGAACTGCGACCTTACATCTGCCCCCATGAAGGGTGCGGAAAGACCTTTGCCATGAAG CAAAGCTTACAACGCCACAGTGTTGCCCACGACCCAGAACGGAAGAAACAG AAGAAATCCAGACCCAAGCGATCTCTCGCTTCCAGACTGAGTGGTTACAAGCCTAAGAGTTGTGGTCCAAATCCTCACACATCTTCCGAATCGGTTGTAAGCGGTCAGTCAGAGCCAGCAAACGATGTTGGATCAGAGCCTATTGAACTGGTAGCCCTTCTGCAAGACAGTCATTTACCACACTGGGTACGAAATCAAATAACTGTCTGA